Proteins encoded together in one uncultured Flavobacterium sp. window:
- the ruvB gene encoding Holliday junction branch migration DNA helicase RuvB, translating into MNENLDPTTNGYNPEELDLEKRLRPLSFDDFAGQDQVLENLKVFVAAANQRGEALDHTLFHGPPGLGKTTLANILANELEVGIKITSGPVLDKPGDLAGLLTNLDERDVLFIDEIHRLSPIVEEYLYSAMEDFKIDIMIESGPNARTVQINLNPFTLIGATTRSGLLTAPMRARFGISSRLQYYTTELLTTIVERSSSILKMPISLDAAIEIAGRSRGTPRIANALLRRVRDFAQIKGNGTIDLEIARYALKALNVDAHGLDEMDNKILLTIINKFKGGPVGLSTLATAVSESSETIEEVYEPFLIQEGFIMRTPRGREVTDKAYKHLGKINTNIQGGLF; encoded by the coding sequence ATGAATGAGAACCTAGATCCCACTACAAATGGGTATAACCCAGAAGAATTAGATCTTGAAAAAAGATTGCGTCCGCTGTCATTTGATGATTTTGCCGGACAAGATCAAGTTTTAGAGAATTTAAAAGTTTTTGTTGCTGCTGCCAATCAACGTGGTGAAGCACTTGATCATACACTTTTTCATGGACCTCCCGGATTAGGGAAAACTACGTTGGCTAATATTCTGGCTAATGAACTTGAAGTAGGAATCAAAATTACTTCGGGTCCTGTTTTAGACAAACCTGGAGACCTGGCTGGTTTATTGACAAATCTTGACGAAAGAGATGTTTTGTTTATTGATGAGATTCATCGTTTGAGTCCAATTGTCGAAGAGTATTTATATTCGGCAATGGAAGATTTTAAAATTGATATCATGATCGAATCCGGACCAAACGCCAGAACGGTTCAAATCAATTTAAATCCTTTTACTTTAATTGGCGCAACAACTCGTTCAGGTTTACTAACGGCGCCTATGCGTGCACGTTTTGGAATTTCATCCCGATTACAATATTATACTACAGAACTTTTGACAACTATTGTTGAAAGAAGTTCTTCTATACTTAAAATGCCAATTTCATTAGATGCTGCTATCGAGATAGCTGGTCGAAGCCGTGGTACACCTCGTATTGCTAATGCATTGTTGAGAAGAGTACGCGATTTTGCTCAGATAAAAGGAAATGGAACTATTGATTTAGAGATTGCCCGTTATGCTCTAAAAGCACTTAATGTGGATGCGCATGGACTTGATGAAATGGACAATAAAATTTTGTTGACTATTATCAATAAGTTTAAAGGTGGACCTGTGGGGCTTTCTACTTTGGCAACGGCTGTTTCTGAAAGCAGCGAAACTATCGAGGAAGTTTATGAACCTTTTTTAATTCAGGAAGGTTTTATTATGCGTACACCTCGTGGGCGAGAAGTTACTGATAAAGCTTATAAACATTTAGGAAAGATAAATACAAATATTCAAGGCGGGTTGTTTTAA
- a CDS encoding cytochrome P450 has product MSENRKYNYPNKLSIISFFLNAEEVRKNPIPFHKRYFDKLGDSFSLKIGSTKYIMLSRDNDVAQYILLKNQKNYHKSKFQSVYLSKYLGKGLLTVDGDFWLKQRRLIQPAFHKQKMNQLVENMNQTIASELEVLVDEKSIDLFPVMSQLAFNVVAKSLFQLSISEEKLNRIKFIIEEVQNFLIKEIRLPHKAWWFSLSGQVKKHLELAEENNQIIKEIIDYRISSKEEINDLLNMLLETRYEDTGEGMSVSQLVDEIKILFIAGHETTANALTFTLHLLGRNPEVQEKVFKEITEIESQTNDIVEQLQKMSYTNAVLNESMRLYPPAWITDRQNIEDDTIAEYNIKKGTLIGVSFYELHRNPKYWENPEEFIPERFLGEQKKLSMQYFYPFGAGPRMCIGSGFAIYEMCLTLSQIVKKYVIKSSKDSVDFNPLITLKPVGVEVLFSKR; this is encoded by the coding sequence ATGTCTGAGAATAGAAAATACAATTATCCGAATAAGCTTTCGATAATAAGCTTCTTTTTGAATGCTGAAGAAGTGCGTAAAAATCCGATTCCATTTCATAAAAGATATTTCGATAAATTAGGAGATTCTTTTTCTCTAAAAATCGGAAGTACTAAATATATTATGTTATCTCGGGACAACGATGTTGCTCAATATATTTTACTGAAGAATCAAAAGAATTACCATAAATCTAAATTCCAATCTGTATATCTTTCTAAGTATTTAGGGAAAGGGCTTTTGACTGTTGACGGTGATTTTTGGTTAAAACAAAGAAGACTTATTCAGCCTGCTTTTCATAAGCAAAAGATGAATCAATTGGTTGAAAACATGAATCAGACGATTGCTTCAGAATTAGAAGTTTTAGTTGATGAAAAATCAATTGATCTTTTTCCTGTAATGAGTCAGTTAGCATTCAATGTTGTGGCTAAATCATTATTTCAACTTTCAATATCAGAAGAAAAACTAAATCGCATAAAATTTATTATTGAAGAAGTTCAGAATTTTTTAATCAAAGAAATCAGGCTTCCTCATAAAGCCTGGTGGTTTTCTTTAAGCGGACAGGTAAAAAAGCATCTCGAATTGGCTGAGGAAAATAATCAAATCATTAAAGAAATTATTGATTATAGAATATCTTCGAAAGAAGAAATTAATGATTTACTTAATATGCTTTTAGAGACTCGATATGAAGATACGGGCGAAGGAATGTCGGTTAGTCAATTAGTCGATGAAATAAAAATTCTGTTTATTGCAGGTCACGAAACAACGGCAAATGCATTGACTTTTACGCTTCATCTTTTGGGAAGAAATCCGGAAGTGCAGGAAAAAGTATTTAAGGAAATTACCGAAATTGAATCACAGACAAATGATATTGTTGAGCAGCTGCAAAAAATGTCTTATACAAATGCTGTTTTAAATGAATCTATGCGTTTGTATCCTCCGGCATGGATTACAGATAGGCAAAATATTGAAGATGATACAATTGCTGAATATAATATAAAAAAAGGAACACTTATTGGAGTCTCTTTTTATGAGTTGCATCGAAATCCTAAATATTGGGAAAATCCTGAAGAATTTATTCCTGAACGATTTCTAGGAGAACAAAAGAAGCTGTCCATGCAATATTTTTATCCTTTTGGTGCCGGACCCAGAATGTGCATTGGCTCAGGATTTGCTATTTATGAGATGTGTTTAACACTTTCTCAGATTGTAAAAAAATACGTGATTAAGTCCAGTAAAGATTCCGTTGACTTTAATCCCTTAATCACATTAAAACCAGTTGGAGTAGAAGTTTTATTCTCTAAAAGATGA